Proteins encoded within one genomic window of Halobacteroides halobius DSM 5150:
- a CDS encoding S-layer homology domain-containing protein — translation MKKKTLITLLTLLIVFSSTVPVLAYRPQDVKSNHWALKYISPLLDKGIMYVYQNGAFKPDQPITRGEFAYSLAKILQLQPAATSKMTDISNHPAKGYISALVKKEIITGYPDNTFRPHRKITRAEIITMLGRTLQLDDEQKKITVNSIYYSDLSKDHWAYNLIAVSTKLGIINGYPNNEFRPDNYVTRAESAKLLAKLASLKTVTGKVVATYPISNFIKIKVNNKVKTIKVADSSLIGRNNRKIGLKEMLVSDNIFVIINPQNEIIYLKAYGLIKKEDVAKKVSNMTDGLLNTDQIIAISNQNWDAVVPSLRQKLTMSLLNQGLTAQEVHTILNKDWDKLEKLGKARLIEAIALNTNISPKLIKAAANKNWDKAKKLAEVTAINGLLNQFMTNSNLFS, via the coding sequence ATGAAGAAAAAAACTTTAATAACTCTTTTAACACTATTAATAGTATTTAGTTCAACCGTTCCTGTTTTGGCTTACCGACCACAAGATGTTAAATCTAATCACTGGGCATTAAAATACATTAGTCCCTTATTAGATAAAGGAATTATGTATGTTTATCAAAATGGAGCCTTTAAACCAGACCAACCGATTACTCGAGGAGAATTTGCTTACTCTTTAGCTAAAATATTGCAGTTACAACCAGCTGCAACTTCTAAAATGACTGATATATCTAATCATCCTGCTAAAGGATATATCTCTGCTTTAGTAAAAAAAGAAATTATTACTGGTTATCCTGATAATACTTTTAGGCCACACCGAAAAATCACTAGAGCAGAAATTATTACAATGTTAGGTAGAACATTACAATTAGATGATGAACAAAAGAAAATTACAGTTAACAGTATCTACTATTCAGATTTATCCAAAGATCACTGGGCTTATAATCTAATTGCTGTAAGTACTAAATTAGGGATCATTAATGGTTACCCAAATAATGAATTTAGACCTGATAACTATGTTACAAGAGCAGAAAGTGCTAAACTACTAGCCAAATTAGCAAGTTTAAAAACTGTTACAGGAAAAGTAGTGGCCACTTATCCAATCTCTAATTTTATTAAAATTAAGGTTAATAATAAAGTAAAAACAATTAAAGTTGCTGATAGTAGTTTAATTGGTAGAAACAATCGAAAAATAGGTCTAAAAGAAATGCTAGTTTCTGATAATATTTTTGTTATCATTAATCCACAAAATGAAATAATTTATCTTAAAGCTTACGGATTAATTAAAAAAGAGGATGTAGCTAAAAAAGTTAGTAATATGACTGATGGTCTCCTTAACACAGACCAAATCATAGCTATTTCTAATCAAAATTGGGATGCGGTAGTTCCTAGTCTGCGACAGAAATTAACAATGAGCTTATTAAATCAAGGTTTAACTGCTCAAGAAGTGCATACAATCTTAAATAAAGACTGGGATAAATTAGAGAAATTAGGTAAAGCAAGATTGATAGAAGCAATTGCTTTAAATACTAATATTTCTCCTAAACTTATTAAAGCAGCAGCTAATAAAAACTGGGATAAAGCTAAAAAGTTAGCTGAAGTTACTGCTATTAATGGCCTGCTTAATCAGTTTATGACTAATAGTAATCTATTTTCCTAA
- the polA gene encoding DNA polymerase I yields MSKQRLYLLDGNSLVYRAFYALPDTLTTSDGTVTNAVFGFTKMLLSLIDNQAPDLIGIAFDAQGATFRHEEYEEYKANRKETPDKLKHQFDLVKEVVDALEIPRFEVESLEADDLIGTLAIEAEKEDYKVTIVTGDRDALQLISDNIEIMYTKRGISNIIRYDVDKFREDYELDPEQLVDKKALMGDKSDNIPGVDGIGDKTSTKLLKEFGGLEEVLDNIDQVGGKKRKQMLREQGARAKLSKRLATIKVDCPLEINFDKLVLADLEDIDQAYDLFNRLEFTSLISYLGGHKGLEKVDYQEVNELEELQSLKLPSTIAIKLNLNGPRLKQTLEGIIIATLEQVYYINLAEKELITYLEDTLVDKKLLMYQAKGQLRYLLQQGIEEFNLSFDPLLAAYLLQPSEDAIDLAGIIEKYLQQAEPEVTGIKLLAVRTNILFKLQIKLEEELKENDLLELFQDMELPLVRILAQLELNGIKVSQEQLENLFTELSTKISKLKKEICNLAGEEFNINSPQQLGTILFDKLDLPVIKKTSTGNYSTSAKVLEKLEGNHEIIPLISEYRSLTKLKSTYVDPLESYINEKTGRIHTNFKQQVTATGRLSSREPNLQNIPIRTEEGRKIRQVFVAQEGYKLVAADYSQVELRVLAHISQDERLKKAYQQGLDIHTQTAKELFGISTKQTRRKAKAVNFGIAYGISDWGLADRLKINKREAKEYIDLYFSRYPKVKEYIDDKIRQAKKQGYVTTIFDRKRYLPEINSRNYHKRQFAERTAINTPIQGSAADIMKLAMLDVAKALEKEELASDILLQVHDELVLEVPKDEVKKVAKLVKKRMEDTVNLDVPLEVDVKVGDNWNEMEEY; encoded by the coding sequence ATGTCGAAACAGAGATTATATTTATTAGATGGGAATAGTTTAGTTTATAGAGCTTTTTATGCTTTACCAGATACACTAACTACATCAGATGGGACAGTTACTAATGCAGTATTTGGTTTTACTAAAATGTTACTTAGTTTAATCGATAATCAAGCGCCTGATTTAATTGGCATTGCTTTTGATGCCCAAGGGGCTACATTTAGACACGAGGAGTATGAAGAATATAAGGCTAATCGAAAAGAAACTCCTGATAAGTTAAAGCATCAGTTTGACTTAGTAAAAGAGGTGGTAGATGCTTTAGAGATTCCTAGATTTGAGGTAGAAAGTTTAGAGGCAGATGATTTAATTGGAACTCTAGCAATAGAAGCAGAGAAAGAAGATTATAAAGTTACGATTGTAACTGGAGACCGTGATGCTTTACAGTTAATTAGTGATAATATCGAGATAATGTATACCAAGCGAGGTATCAGTAATATAATTAGATATGATGTGGACAAGTTTAGAGAAGATTATGAATTGGACCCAGAACAATTAGTAGATAAAAAAGCATTGATGGGGGATAAGTCAGATAATATTCCTGGTGTTGATGGGATTGGAGATAAGACTTCTACTAAATTATTAAAAGAATTTGGTGGGTTAGAAGAAGTATTAGATAATATTGACCAAGTTGGTGGCAAAAAAAGAAAACAAATGCTAAGAGAGCAAGGAGCTAGGGCCAAGCTTAGCAAAAGGCTAGCTACTATTAAGGTTGATTGTCCACTAGAGATCAATTTTGATAAGTTAGTTTTAGCTGATTTAGAGGATATTGACCAAGCTTATGATTTATTTAATAGGTTAGAATTTACTAGTTTGATTTCTTATTTAGGAGGGCATAAAGGTTTAGAAAAAGTAGACTACCAAGAAGTTAATGAGTTAGAAGAATTACAAAGCCTTAAGCTTCCTTCCACAATAGCTATTAAACTTAATTTAAACGGGCCAAGGTTAAAACAAACGCTAGAGGGAATAATAATAGCTACTCTTGAGCAAGTATATTATATTAATTTAGCTGAAAAAGAGTTAATCACCTACTTAGAAGATACTTTAGTAGATAAGAAATTATTAATGTATCAGGCTAAAGGGCAATTGAGGTATTTATTGCAGCAGGGAATCGAGGAGTTTAATTTATCTTTTGATCCACTATTGGCTGCTTATTTATTACAACCTAGTGAAGATGCAATTGATTTAGCAGGAATAATAGAAAAGTATCTACAACAGGCTGAACCAGAAGTAACAGGGATAAAGCTATTAGCAGTTAGAACAAATATTTTGTTTAAGTTACAAATTAAATTAGAGGAAGAACTAAAAGAAAATGATTTATTAGAGTTGTTTCAAGATATGGAACTACCTTTGGTTAGAATCTTAGCTCAATTAGAATTAAATGGTATTAAGGTTAGCCAAGAGCAATTAGAAAATTTATTTACTGAGTTATCTACAAAAATATCTAAACTAAAGAAAGAAATTTGTAATTTAGCAGGAGAAGAATTCAATATTAATTCTCCTCAGCAGTTAGGAACCATTTTATTTGATAAATTAGACTTACCTGTAATTAAAAAAACTAGCACCGGTAACTATTCTACTAGTGCTAAAGTATTAGAAAAGTTAGAAGGAAATCATGAGATTATTCCATTAATTTCTGAATATCGTTCTTTAACTAAATTAAAGTCTACTTATGTTGATCCTTTAGAGAGTTATATTAATGAGAAAACAGGCCGGATACATACTAACTTTAAGCAACAAGTTACAGCGACAGGTAGATTAAGTAGTAGAGAACCTAATCTGCAAAATATTCCGATTAGAACAGAAGAAGGACGTAAAATCAGACAGGTATTTGTGGCCCAAGAAGGATATAAGTTAGTAGCAGCAGATTACTCTCAGGTTGAATTGAGGGTCTTGGCCCATATTTCTCAGGACGAAAGATTAAAGAAGGCTTATCAACAAGGGCTTGATATTCATACTCAAACTGCTAAAGAGCTGTTTGGTATCTCCACAAAACAGACACGCCGGAAAGCTAAAGCAGTTAACTTTGGGATAGCTTATGGAATTAGTGATTGGGGATTAGCTGATCGGCTTAAAATTAACAAACGAGAAGCAAAAGAATATATTGATCTTTATTTTAGTCGTTATCCAAAAGTTAAAGAGTATATTGATGATAAGATTAGACAAGCTAAAAAACAAGGCTATGTAACAACTATTTTTGATCGCAAGAGATATTTGCCAGAAATAAATAGTAGAAATTATCATAAACGTCAATTTGCTGAAAGAACAGCTATTAATACTCCTATTCAAGGGAGTGCTGCAGATATTATGAAGTTAGCTATGCTTGATGTAGCTAAAGCTTTAGAAAAAGAAGAGTTAGCTAGTGATATTTTATTACAGGTTCACGATGAATTAGTGTTAGAGGTTCCAAAGGATGAAGTTAAGAAGGTTGCTAAATTAGTAAAGAAAAGAATGGAAGATACAGTTAATTTAGATGTACCTTTAGAGGTTGATGTTAAGGTAGGAGATAATTGGAATGAAATGGAAGAGTATTAA
- a CDS encoding flagellin yields MVYHCFKTAEAGGKEVHKLLQRARGLAVQAANDTLTKDDRNNINKEITEIKKEINNIANNTQFNNINLIDGSQSKSKEETFTAPYIGEFEITFNPTSEGNLGVSNNNTVTGIRFQFVTPADKDGVWSEVDIASTREKSLDNLKNKFYAIKSGSEGAPSEQLTIANMDMHIVGNKVIFTSEDPFTRTHDPANGIQGQRYVTGSLAELSVEYEDPDAGIELQTGANSNDSLKINISSMTTSALDITDIDVNDHSSASTAINKLDKAIKKVSSVKSNLGSYQNRLEHSLNNVNNYDENLTKSKSRISDLNMAKGICKRLKEIF; encoded by the coding sequence ATGGTATATCATTGCTTCAAAACTGCTGAGGCTGGAGGTAAAGAAGTTCATAAGTTATTACAAAGAGCTAGAGGGTTAGCAGTACAGGCAGCAAATGATACTTTAACAAAAGACGATAGGAATAATATAAACAAGGAAATTACTGAGATAAAAAAAGAAATAAACAATATTGCTAATAATACGCAATTTAATAATATTAATCTTATAGACGGTTCACAGTCTAAGTCAAAAGAAGAAACTTTTACTGCTCCTTATATTGGAGAGTTTGAAATAACTTTTAATCCTACCTCAGAAGGAAATTTAGGAGTTAGTAATAATAATACAGTAACTGGTATTAGGTTTCAGTTTGTAACACCTGCTGATAAAGATGGGGTGTGGTCAGAAGTTGATATTGCTAGTACCCGAGAAAAATCCTTAGATAATCTAAAAAATAAATTTTATGCAATTAAGTCTGGTTCTGAGGGAGCTCCTAGTGAACAGTTAACAATTGCTAATATGGACATGCATATAGTAGGAAATAAAGTAATTTTTACTTCGGAGGATCCATTTACTAGAACACATGACCCAGCAAATGGTATACAGGGGCAAAGATATGTCACAGGAAGTCTAGCAGAATTATCTGTTGAATATGAAGATCCTGATGCAGGAATTGAGTTGCAAACAGGTGCTAATAGTAATGATAGTCTGAAAATTAATATTTCTAGTATGACTACAAGTGCTTTAGATATAACTGATATTGATGTAAATGATCATTCAAGTGCTTCAACTGCAATAAATAAGTTAGATAAGGCAATAAAAAAAGTTTCTAGTGTAAAAAGTAATTTAGGTTCTTATCAGAATAGATTAGAACATTCCTTAAATAATGTAAATAATTATGATGAAAATTTAACTAAATCAAAGTCTAGGATTTCAGATCTTAATATGGCAAAAGGAATATGCAAAAGACTAAAAGAGATATTTTAA
- a CDS encoding flagellin/flagellar hook associated protein: MIINSNLPALNALNNLKKNNKKSRENIEQLSSGKRINSAADDAAGLAVSEKMKSQMKGLGQAQKNIQDGISLLQNC; the protein is encoded by the coding sequence ATGATTATAAATAGTAATTTGCCTGCACTTAATGCATTAAATAATTTAAAAAAGAATAATAAGAAAAGCAGAGAAAATATAGAACAATTATCTTCTGGAAAAAGAATTAATAGTGCAGCTGATGATGCAGCAGGATTAGCTGTATCTGAAAAAATGAAGTCTCAAATGAAAGGGTTAGGTCAAGCCCAAAAGAATATACAAGATGGTATATCATTGCTTCAAAACTGCTGA